From the genome of Scytonema hofmannii PCC 7110, one region includes:
- a CDS encoding caspase family protein, which translates to MNQIKRSYAIVVGINSYTNDIPPLETAVNDAKRFAEILKQSHQYQVLELLDTDATQGKLKNLIENLKQGKLPLGTKTITIEENDRLLFYFAGHGIVRDGLEFEDGQAAGYLLPQDAHKHENSFLPMQLLHDTLVGLDCHHLLVILDCCFAGAFRWSSSTREAMHHPKMYRERYDRYIRGYAQQVITSAAHDEKAVDVLSCLGDKPGKACAKSNRGVGSTGKHSPFAEILFEALENGKGDVIKDGVMTASELYVYLHNELGKKIHQQTPSLCHLKKHDKGEFIFLVPGFDPKNLEKALPLDENTNPYRGLNSYEFNEEDSKLFFGRDQAIKNLKAQILESEDLPLTVVLGASGTGKSSLVKAGLLPALSKEQWHILSPMRPDSSPFAALASTLINQSTLFHSYSIRSLSKQLRQPQKVIESFKNWSRNNSVKLLLVIDQFEELVTMCQPEEKKQFLDLLKALLTECSEHLKILIALRSDFEHHFSNELLSSNRWMAARFIVQPMKREELREVIEKPAAEKVLYFDPPQLVNQLLDDVAQMPGALPLLSFTLSELYLKYLHRRGCDRALRQKDYEDLGGAIGSLTKRATQECEQLIVKDSAYKKTVRQVMLRMVAREGGESARRRVPLSELKYPDADENKRVEEFLNRFSQARLIIGDKNFEGKPYFEPAHDALVRVWDKLQTWIAQEQNTLIWQQRLTPTVNDWLNHDDKEQTKGFLWTDSHRLKYLEKLLQSEDNWLNQVETEFVKQSIQQRNDELERAKQQLEKARQAEISALVALSEARVQQIKRSLLAQAVPGLSPWLKEGVVTRTEVMWFIMSASVTMVRRCS; encoded by the coding sequence ATGAACCAGATTAAACGTAGTTATGCCATTGTTGTTGGTATCAATAGTTATACAAATGATATACCGCCCTTAGAAACAGCGGTCAATGATGCCAAAAGATTTGCAGAAATTCTAAAACAGTCACACCAATACCAGGTTTTAGAATTACTAGATACGGATGCGACTCAGGGTAAGCTAAAGAACCTCATAGAAAATCTCAAACAGGGAAAACTTCCCCTCGGTACTAAAACTATAACAATTGAAGAAAATGACCGACTGCTTTTCTATTTCGCCGGACATGGTATAGTCCGGGATGGGCTTGAATTTGAGGATGGACAAGCAGCCGGATACCTTCTCCCCCAGGATGCTCACAAGCATGAAAACAGCTTTCTACCAATGCAACTCTTACATGATACACTGGTCGGGCTGGATTGCCATCACCTGTTAGTTATCTTAGACTGCTGCTTTGCTGGTGCTTTTCGCTGGTCAAGTTCAACGCGAGAAGCAATGCATCATCCAAAAATGTATCGCGAACGTTACGATCGCTACATCAGGGGCTATGCTCAACAAGTTATCACTTCCGCCGCTCACGATGAAAAAGCAGTAGATGTCCTTTCCTGTCTTGGTGATAAGCCGGGTAAGGCTTGCGCTAAGAGCAATCGCGGCGTGGGTAGCACGGGAAAACACTCTCCTTTTGCAGAGATTTTGTTTGAAGCTCTCGAAAATGGTAAGGGAGATGTGATTAAAGATGGAGTGATGACAGCTTCGGAACTTTACGTGTACTTACACAACGAACTAGGAAAGAAAATACATCAACAAACACCAAGCTTGTGTCACTTAAAAAAACACGATAAAGGCGAATTCATCTTTTTAGTTCCTGGTTTCGATCCAAAGAATCTAGAAAAAGCACTTCCACTTGATGAGAACACAAATCCCTATCGAGGACTGAATTCTTACGAATTTAATGAAGAAGATAGCAAGCTCTTTTTTGGTAGAGACCAAGCTATAAAAAACCTAAAAGCTCAGATTTTGGAGTCAGAAGATCTACCACTGACGGTTGTTTTAGGCGCTTCCGGGACAGGTAAATCGAGTTTAGTCAAAGCTGGGTTATTACCTGCACTATCAAAAGAGCAATGGCACATCCTTAGCCCAATGCGTCCTGATTCAAGCCCTTTTGCTGCCCTAGCAAGTACTCTTATTAATCAATCAACGCTATTCCATTCCTATTCTATTCGCTCGTTAAGCAAGCAGTTGCGACAACCGCAAAAAGTCATAGAATCTTTTAAGAATTGGAGTCGCAACAATTCAGTCAAGCTACTTTTGGTTATTGACCAATTTGAAGAACTAGTGACTATGTGTCAACCAGAGGAGAAAAAGCAATTTTTGGATTTACTAAAAGCATTACTTACTGAATGTTCGGAACACCTGAAGATTCTAATCGCTTTGCGCTCTGACTTTGAGCATCATTTTTCTAACGAACTTTTGTCATCAAATCGCTGGATGGCAGCAAGGTTTATTGTACAGCCAATGAAGCGAGAGGAATTGCGAGAGGTGATTGAAAAACCAGCTGCAGAAAAAGTGCTGTATTTCGATCCGCCGCAATTAGTCAATCAGTTGCTTGATGATGTTGCTCAAATGCCAGGAGCGCTACCACTGTTATCCTTTACTCTCAGCGAGCTTTACCTCAAGTATTTGCACCGTCGGGGTTGTGACAGAGCGTTGAGACAAAAAGATTATGAGGATTTGGGTGGAGCGATCGGTTCTTTAACAAAAAGAGCTACACAAGAATGCGAACAGCTCATCGTGAAAGATTCTGCTTATAAAAAAACAGTGCGTCAAGTTATGCTGCGAATGGTTGCACGTGAAGGAGGAGAGTCAGCAAGGAGAAGGGTACCATTATCGGAACTAAAATATCCAGATGCTGATGAAAACAAGCGCGTGGAAGAATTTCTCAACCGCTTTTCTCAAGCTCGTCTCATTATCGGAGATAAAAACTTTGAAGGCAAACCTTATTTTGAACCAGCCCACGATGCTTTAGTGCGGGTGTGGGACAAGTTACAGACATGGATTGCACAAGAACAGAATACCTTAATTTGGCAACAACGCTTGACTCCGACTGTCAATGATTGGTTAAATCATGACGATAAGGAACAAACAAAGGGTTTTCTTTGGACTGATAGTCATCGCCTTAAGTATTTAGAAAAACTACTTCAGTCTGAGGATAATTGGCTTAACCAGGTAGAAACAGAATTTGTTAAACAAAGCATCCAACAAAGGAATGACGAACTTGAGAGAGCCAAGCAGCAGCTTGAGAAAGCAAGACAAGCTGAGATAAGTGCATTGGTTGCATTGTCTGAAGCTCGCGTTCAACAAATTAAGCGATCGCTCTTAGCGCAAGCCGTACCCGGCTTATCGCCTTGGCTGAAAGAGGGCGTTGTGACTCGCACTGAAGTTATGTGGTTTATAATGTCTGCTTCAGTCACGATGGTAAGGCGATGCTCCTGA
- a CDS encoding caspase family protein: MAKKIYALLVGINEYHPDSSPSVGSLTGCLNDVKAIESYLKNRIDVESEWTLVESTDVPWILTNEQATRQAVINGFQQHLCKADSDDVVLFYYAGHGSQQKVQEAFSHLEIDNLNETIICYDSRTKDGWDITDKELAYLISQVSKNNPHTVVILDCCHSGTGTRDSEIVRQAPGDERQRPWDSFIFANDSVASDELTSLKSQDKIKFQGFKGKHLAISACRSHQKAEEYTPEDGQPRGAFSYFLTEALKKTNRDMSYRDLVRNVSALVIAQLQNQSPQIEATNAEELNKPFLGGAIGERPQYLTLSYNTKHKSWVIDSGAVHGIPKSSKGEDTLLAIFPVGSKAEKLHQLQNAIAEAKVTQVLPQMSQVEITRDSGLSQNQAYWAVVTSLPLAPLKVYIQDDKEEKTGVELAPAAFQKASPDQNPSLYVELVDSPQDAYCTLLANNGQYWIRKGNQALLAPILEKPDEIGYTSDRALKAIRRLENIARWNNLLTLESPATSFIKSNRVEMSIQILFGQDISASPEGDLEKRAQYTYEDGEWKPPVIQVKLTNHSSRTLYCNVLELSESYGIYLPFFEERSSIRILPNESIEAENEFYIPDAFLEQGVIEYKEIFKLIVSTTEFNAGLLEHDGLNSSQRSRSLILQDSTFNLLLERVNTREAGTSSKKLDDWMTKSIAVTIVYPQDAI, from the coding sequence ATGGCTAAGAAGATTTATGCACTATTAGTTGGCATTAATGAGTATCATCCTGACTCCAGTCCAAGCGTGGGATCGCTTACAGGTTGTCTCAACGATGTTAAAGCAATAGAATCATACTTGAAAAACAGAATTGATGTTGAAAGTGAATGGACTCTTGTTGAATCTACAGATGTTCCGTGGATTCTTACAAACGAACAAGCGACTCGTCAAGCCGTTATTAACGGTTTTCAACAACACCTGTGCAAGGCAGATAGCGATGATGTTGTCTTATTTTACTACGCAGGTCACGGTTCTCAACAAAAAGTACAAGAAGCCTTTTCTCATTTAGAAATAGACAATCTTAATGAAACTATAATTTGCTACGACAGTCGTACAAAGGATGGTTGGGACATAACAGATAAAGAATTGGCATATTTGATTTCTCAAGTGTCAAAGAACAATCCACATACTGTTGTGATTTTGGATTGCTGTCACTCCGGGACTGGGACAAGAGACTCAGAAATCGTGCGTCAGGCTCCTGGTGACGAACGCCAACGCCCTTGGGATAGCTTTATTTTTGCCAATGACTCAGTTGCATCAGATGAACTGACTTCTTTAAAAAGCCAAGATAAAATAAAATTCCAGGGATTTAAGGGTAAACATCTTGCGATCTCCGCCTGTCGTTCTCATCAAAAGGCAGAGGAGTACACTCCAGAAGACGGTCAACCACGAGGTGCTTTTTCCTATTTTCTCACAGAAGCCTTGAAAAAAACCAATAGAGATATGTCCTATCGAGATTTAGTTAGGAATGTAAGTGCTTTAGTCATTGCTCAACTCCAGAACCAGTCACCGCAAATTGAAGCAACCAACGCAGAAGAACTCAACAAACCTTTCTTGGGTGGTGCTATTGGCGAACGTCCTCAATACCTTACTTTAAGCTATAACACCAAGCATAAAAGTTGGGTCATTGACAGTGGTGCTGTGCATGGTATTCCAAAATCATCTAAAGGTGAAGATACCTTGCTAGCTATTTTTCCCGTAGGAAGCAAAGCTGAGAAACTACACCAACTCCAGAATGCGATCGCAGAAGCTAAAGTGACTCAAGTGCTACCACAGATGAGTCAAGTGGAGATTACCCGCGATAGTGGCTTGTCTCAAAATCAAGCTTATTGGGCAGTTGTTACAAGCTTACCACTCGCTCCATTAAAAGTTTATATTCAGGATGATAAGGAAGAAAAAACAGGGGTAGAACTGGCTCCCGCAGCATTTCAAAAAGCAAGTCCCGATCAAAACCCTTCGTTGTACGTAGAGTTGGTAGACTCTCCTCAGGATGCATACTGCACTCTATTAGCTAATAACGGTCAATACTGGATTAGAAAAGGTAACCAAGCACTACTTGCTCCCATTCTAGAAAAACCAGATGAGATAGGTTATACAAGCGATCGCGCATTAAAAGCGATTCGACGGTTAGAAAATATTGCTCGATGGAATAATCTTCTGACACTCGAAAGCCCAGCCACCAGTTTCATTAAGTCAAATCGAGTGGAGATGTCCATTCAAATCCTGTTTGGACAAGATATCTCTGCTTCTCCTGAGGGAGATTTGGAAAAACGGGCGCAATACACTTATGAAGACGGTGAATGGAAACCGCCAGTCATACAAGTCAAACTGACAAATCACAGTTCGAGAACACTCTATTGCAACGTACTAGAACTTTCGGAAAGTTACGGTATCTATTTACCTTTCTTTGAAGAAAGAAGTAGCATACGTATTTTACCTAACGAAAGTATCGAAGCTGAGAACGAATTTTACATTCCAGATGCTTTCTTAGAACAAGGAGTCATTGAGTATAAAGAGATATTTAAGCTGATTGTCAGCACCACAGAGTTTAACGCAGGGTTGCTAGAACACGATGGGTTAAATTCATCACAACGATCTCGTTCGCTGATATTACAAGACAGTACCTTCAATCTTTTATTAGAGCGGGTTAACACTCGTGAAGCAGGTACCTCAAGCAAAAAACTAGATGATTGGATGACAAAGAGCATTGCGGTGACAATTGTGTATCCGCAAGATGCTATCTAA
- a CDS encoding pentapeptide repeat-containing protein translates to MRGTTYKEEQLIRSIYTETTKFPDGNAPKGAYLIKPGVNLSGKDLRGVNLNNANLVGVNLTGANLAGATLTNANLTNAQLKDANLDNTNLENANLGNVKNLCSAKMLDEKIAQLYCENEN, encoded by the coding sequence TTGAGGGGTACAACATACAAGGAAGAGCAATTAATTCGTAGCATTTATACGGAAACAACTAAGTTTCCAGATGGTAATGCTCCCAAAGGCGCGTATCTCATTAAACCTGGTGTTAACTTGAGTGGTAAAGATCTACGCGGAGTCAACTTAAATAATGCCAACCTAGTTGGTGTTAATCTAACAGGTGCTAATTTAGCAGGGGCTACACTGACTAATGCTAACCTAACAAATGCTCAATTAAAAGATGCCAATCTGGATAATACCAACCTGGAGAATGCCAATTTAGGAAATGTTAAAAATCTGTGCAGTGCAAAAATGCTAGATGAAAAAATAGCACAATTGTATTGTGAAAATGAAAACTAA
- a CDS encoding DUF6932 family protein yields MEEVLTLLKAAKCRTTYLNGSFVTSESNPQDFDMCWDRDDVEIEYLRKNARLLLNFYNSAAQKARYGGEIYPSDQPVDESTMSIEFFQREK; encoded by the coding sequence ATTGAAGAAGTATTAACTCTACTGAAAGCAGCTAAATGTAGAACTACGTATTTAAATGGAAGTTTTGTAACCTCTGAATCCAATCCTCAAGATTTTGATATGTGTTGGGATCGTGATGATGTGGAAATTGAGTATTTGAGGAAAAATGCGCGATTATTATTAAATTTTTATAACAGTGCTGCCCAAAAAGCTAGGTATGGAGGTGAAATCTATCCATCCGATCAACCAGTGGATGAGTCTACAATGTCAATAGAGTTTTTCCAAAGAGAGAAGTAG
- the iscB gene encoding RNA-guided endonuclease IscB — MRYRQKRFARQKPDGWIAPSLRHRLLTTETWIKRLLKVAPIKSIAIESVKFDLEKIEAPNIEGMEYQQGTLWGYTLREALLEHWGRECVYCRKTDVPLEIEHIHSRSLGGSDRFSNLTLSCDKCNQKKGNQPVEQFLKEQPEILKKIKSHQKKSLSDAAAVNSTRKAIFEMAHQFELPVISGDGASTKMIRIQSGLPKAHWIDSVCVGTSSIVKLRICQPLRVSCKGQRKFVSL, encoded by the coding sequence CTGCGCTATCGTCAGAAACGGTTTGCTCGCCAAAAGCCAGATGGTTGGATAGCACCATCTTTAAGGCATAGGTTATTAACCACAGAAACATGGATAAAACGATTGCTTAAGGTTGCTCCCATTAAATCCATTGCAATTGAATCTGTCAAATTCGATCTTGAAAAAATAGAGGCACCAAACATAGAAGGAATGGAATATCAGCAGGGTACGTTATGGGGCTACACCCTACGGGAAGCACTTCTAGAACATTGGGGAAGAGAGTGTGTTTATTGCAGGAAAACAGATGTTCCCTTAGAAATAGAACATATTCATTCTCGCTCGCTTGGTGGTAGCGATCGATTTTCAAACCTCACATTATCTTGCGACAAATGTAATCAAAAAAAGGGAAATCAACCAGTAGAACAATTTCTCAAAGAGCAACCGGAAATCCTCAAAAAAATTAAATCCCATCAAAAAAAGTCATTGTCAGACGCTGCTGCCGTCAATTCAACTCGTAAAGCCATATTTGAGATGGCACACCAATTTGAGTTGCCAGTAATCAGTGGAGATGGTGCATCTACTAAAATGATTCGGATTCAAAGTGGATTGCCAAAAGCCCATTGGATCGATTCGGTATGTGTGGGAACATCGTCCATAGTTAAGTTGCGTATTTGTCAACCATTACGTGTTAGTTGTAAAGGACAACGGAAGTTTGTTAGTCTGTAA
- a CDS encoding ABC transporter ATP-binding protein, with protein MNCLMEGRTSFVIAHRLSTIRNAEQILAIDAGEIIERRTHQELMAKRGFYYNLYMSQFKNG; from the coding sequence TTGAATTGCCTGATGGAAGGGCGTACCAGCTTTGTCATTGCTCATCGTCTCAGCACTATTCGCAACGCCGAGCAAATTCTGGCGATCGATGCTGGAGAAATTATTGAGCGCAGGACTCATCAAGAATTGATGGCAAAACGCGGCTTTTACTATAACCTTTATATGAGTCAGTTCAAGAATGGTTAA
- a CDS encoding response regulator transcription factor: MSQNLPNQGKQRILVVDDHQLILGGSLNILKQEYPDAEILKAETAQEALDLLASCQLDLVVIDLSIPEKPGMMAQIDTGIQLLKTLMKKCPTLNLVVQSSYIKALVRIKREIDDHEGGFVIANKGLSEKEILNRVNLALQGITHTKDIKTALEFKPEWLEVLKLAFEEGLQDKAIADRMYIHERTVRSYWTKIQDVLGVYPEDCKQEGKNMRIQTTIRAREEGLID, translated from the coding sequence ATGAGCCAAAATTTACCAAACCAAGGAAAACAAAGGATTCTCGTGGTAGACGACCACCAACTCATCCTGGGTGGAAGCCTTAATATACTAAAACAGGAGTATCCAGACGCGGAAATTCTCAAAGCTGAAACCGCACAAGAAGCTCTTGATTTACTAGCAAGCTGTCAGCTTGACCTTGTTGTCATAGACCTGTCCATTCCAGAGAAGCCGGGAATGATGGCTCAAATTGATACAGGTATTCAACTGTTAAAGACCTTAATGAAGAAGTGTCCTACACTCAATCTTGTAGTGCAAAGCAGTTATATTAAGGCATTAGTACGTATTAAACGTGAAATTGATGACCATGAAGGGGGCTTTGTCATTGCCAATAAAGGGCTTTCCGAAAAGGAAATTTTAAATAGGGTTAACTTGGCGCTACAAGGTATAACCCATACAAAAGATATCAAAACAGCATTGGAATTTAAGCCAGAATGGCTAGAAGTTTTGAAGCTAGCATTTGAAGAAGGATTGCAAGATAAAGCTATTGCCGATCGCATGTACATACACGAACGAACTGTCCGTTCCTATTGGACTAAAATCCAAGACGTTTTGGGTGTTTATCCTGAAGATTGCAAACAAGAAGGTAAGAATATGCGAATTCAAACGACAATCCGCGCTAGAGAAGAAGGGCTAATTGATTAA
- a CDS encoding WG repeat-containing protein, translated as MLHNQPPKKHQQQSTNLWKNLPNILKGCAAIIRAIKSNGNVASLTGTLVVVVVPSTVLITKAIPPAPSTPPLSQQINYKIEPKFEIAGAFSEGLARVRINGRTGYINPTGDIVIPATFDGAQDFSEGLALAWTYGKNRGYIKKNGTFSIQPQYGKHAANQFSEGLARVCLVSTCGYINKNGTFAIERKFSGAGNFSENLAPVKTDDKWGYINTNGTIVIQPQFDEAHKFTQKLAPVKTNGKWGYIDTNGTIVIQPQFDNAGSFSEGLAPIKTNGKWGYIDTNGTIVIQPQFDDAKVDRYSKFRCDLAETPKNLNSGNLGEMICQNLENRYGFSEGLASVTIKDKWGYINKEGEIVIQPKFTRVSKFSERLGAVCNDNKCGYISNPLQQ; from the coding sequence ATGCTACACAATCAACCACCTAAGAAACACCAACAGCAGTCAACAAACTTATGGAAGAATTTGCCCAACATCCTTAAAGGATGTGCTGCTATAATAAGAGCCATAAAATCAAATGGGAATGTAGCCTCCCTTACGGGGACATTAGTAGTAGTTGTCGTCCCCTCCACTGTACTGATAACTAAAGCTATTCCACCAGCCCCATCAACTCCCCCTCTATCTCAACAAATTAACTATAAGATTGAACCCAAATTTGAAATAGCAGGTGCTTTTTCTGAAGGGCTAGCACGTGTAAGAATTAATGGCAGGACAGGCTATATCAACCCCACTGGTGACATTGTAATTCCGGCAACTTTTGATGGTGCTCAAGACTTTTCTGAAGGACTGGCGCTAGCATGGACTTATGGTAAGAACAGGGGCTATATTAAGAAGAATGGAACATTCTCAATTCAACCACAATATGGAAAACATGCTGCTAACCAGTTTTCTGAAGGACTAGCACGTGTATGTCTTGTCAGCACTTGTGGTTATATCAACAAGAATGGTACATTTGCCATTGAACGGAAGTTTAGTGGTGCTGGTAACTTTTCTGAAAACCTAGCACCAGTAAAAACTGATGATAAGTGGGGTTACATCAACACAAATGGCACGATTGTTATTCAGCCACAGTTTGATGAAGCTCATAAATTTACCCAAAAACTGGCACCAGTAAAAACTAACGGCAAGTGGGGTTACATCGACACAAATGGCACGATTGTTATTCAGCCACAGTTTGATAATGCTGGCAGCTTTTCAGAAGGTTTGGCACCAATAAAAACTAACGGCAAGTGGGGTTACATCGACACAAATGGTACGATTGTTATTCAGCCACAGTTTGATGATGCTAAAGTCGATAGATATTCAAAATTTAGATGTGACCTTGCAGAAACGCCCAAAAATCTAAATTCCGGAAATTTAGGGGAAATGATCTGTCAAAATTTAGAAAACCGATATGGTTTTTCAGAAGGGTTGGCATCAGTAACGATCAAAGACAAGTGGGGTTATATCAACAAGGAGGGTGAGATCGTAATCCAGCCAAAATTTACGCGAGTTAGCAAGTTTTCTGAAAGGCTTGGAGCGGTATGCAATGACAACAAATGTGGCTATATTAGTAATCCCTTACAACAATAG
- a CDS encoding helix-turn-helix domain-containing protein: MIKNEPEYQVTKSWVGKFQQAIIHLSQNDEKKQKDPDGWQLTIDSYFAQIKNLLDEIAEYEFLLDHNPKETLILPTSNLSFSEIGKMLVKARIAQKISLKELAKLTRLTEEKLQEYEKKDYQNASFDNVIEVAEALGLKLQHCTAVSKIDNFLSSELTKIRQFEHI, translated from the coding sequence ATGATTAAAAATGAGCCTGAATATCAGGTAACTAAGTCTTGGGTAGGCAAATTTCAACAAGCAATTATCCACTTATCCCAAAATGACGAGAAAAAGCAAAAAGATCCCGACGGTTGGCAGCTAACCATTGATTCCTACTTTGCTCAAATTAAAAACCTGCTAGATGAAATAGCAGAATATGAATTTTTATTAGATCATAATCCTAAAGAAACTTTGATTTTACCAACTTCAAATCTTAGCTTTTCCGAAATTGGAAAGATGTTAGTTAAAGCTAGAATTGCTCAAAAAATTAGTCTTAAGGAACTAGCTAAACTGACTAGATTAACAGAAGAAAAACTCCAAGAATATGAAAAGAAAGATTACCAAAATGCTAGCTTTGATAATGTAATTGAGGTAGCCGAAGCTCTCGGTCTCAAGTTACAGCATTGTACCGCTGTGTCAAAAATTGATAATTTTCTTAGCAGTGAACTAACAAAAATTCGGCAATTCGAGCACATATAA
- a CDS encoding nucleoside hydrolase: MDSEVTKLPFKYVVLHLAAFSRVNTSSIPLIKFRRRRLYPNLSVNPGTRAQVGVIRHILHLLNKDDVPVGARNPDSIKDVVSEFHYEFLGIISPKEPDDFAHNLIATIINLYPDVVLLTGAPLHNLRLLLKNYPFVTIKRWVGQGGFAGDSVVPPEWRLPKFDGLETCLTFNFNGDPKAALALLSSSRVMTREIVSKNVCHGVIYHQGFHECMKPFRNHSVGLNLIYNGMELYLKCRPEGKMFHDPLAACITVNRSLAQFQEVEIYRKGGEWGAHRAKNTNTFITVTIDHNQFFQTLTQS, from the coding sequence TTGGATTCAGAGGTTACAAAACTTCCATTTAAATACGTAGTTCTACATTTAGCTGCTTTCAGTAGAGTTAATACTTCTTCAATTCCCTTAATTAAATTTCGTCGGCGTAGGTTGTATCCAAATCTTTCTGTAAATCCAGGAACAAGAGCGCAAGTAGGAGTTATTCGTCATATCCTGCATCTTCTCAACAAGGATGATGTTCCAGTCGGTGCGCGTAATCCAGATTCTATTAAAGATGTAGTTTCAGAATTTCATTACGAGTTTCTGGGAATTATTTCACCCAAGGAACCAGACGATTTTGCCCACAATCTTATAGCGACTATTATTAATTTATATCCAGATGTAGTGCTACTCACTGGCGCACCATTACACAATTTAAGGCTATTGCTGAAAAATTATCCTTTTGTAACAATAAAACGCTGGGTAGGACAAGGTGGATTTGCAGGAGATAGTGTTGTACCACCTGAATGGCGTCTACCTAAATTTGATGGACTCGAAACTTGTCTAACATTTAACTTCAATGGCGATCCAAAAGCAGCGTTAGCTTTGCTCTCTTCGTCGCGGGTTATGACTAGAGAGATTGTCTCAAAAAATGTCTGTCACGGAGTCATTTATCATCAAGGGTTTCACGAGTGTATGAAACCATTTCGGAATCACTCTGTCGGTCTCAATCTCATCTATAATGGTATGGAATTATACCTAAAGTGCCGACCAGAGGGAAAGATGTTTCACGACCCTTTAGCAGCCTGTATTACTGTAAATCGCAGTTTAGCACAATTTCAAGAAGTAGAGATATACCGCAAGGGTGGAGAATGGGGAGCGCATCGGGCTAAGAACACTAATACATTTATTACCGTCACTATCGACCACAACCAGTTTTTTCAGACATTGACACAGTCATAA
- a CDS encoding RRXRR domain-containing protein translates to MITNSIFVLSKNGKILKPTTPARARILQAQGKAKKLKLFPFTLILDKEVDENVEPYLELRIDPGSKVSAISLVDLKKNEVVWAMELEHRGLAIKMELIKHS, encoded by the coding sequence ATGATTACCAACTCTATATTTGTTTTAAGTAAAAATGGCAAAATTCTCAAACCAACAACTCCAGCTAGAGCTAGAATTCTTCAAGCACAGGGCAAAGCTAAGAAACTAAAATTATTCCCATTTACTCTAATTCTGGACAAAGAAGTAGATGAAAATGTAGAACCATATTTAGAACTTAGAATTGACCCAGGTAGTAAAGTGAGTGCGATTTCCTTAGTAGACTTAAAGAAAAATGAAGTCGTGTGGGCAATGGAATTAGAGCATCGAGGTCTAGCGATTAAAATGGAATTAATCAAGCATAGCTAA